From the genome of Hydrogenobacter hydrogenophilus:
CCAGTTCATACTCAGACCTCCTAAGGGTTAAATTTTCTTCTGCGAATCTGCTTCTTGCAAGGGCAAAGTCCCACTGAGCCAATAGGTAAGAATACCTGTAATCCGCTGAGTTGGAAAGGAGTTTAAACTCGTTTATAGTGTCCTCAAGCTCCACCTGAGCTATTTTTCTGTATGATGTGAGACTTTCCATCTTATAAAGAGAGGTAGGATCAAAAAGAGGCATGAAAATCTCTATACCAGCTCTCCAACCATTTTGATTGAATGCTCTTGTTTGGGGTGTTCCCGCCCTGATGGAATTGCCAAGCTCTCCTCTAAACTGCACTCTTGGTGCCATAATGTTATTGGCTTCTTCTATCATCTCTTCGTAAAGTTTCACTTCAAGGGTCTTTATCTTCACAATGGGATTGTTTTTTATAGCTTGTTCCAAAAGCTTATCTTTATCTATCTCTCCCACCTTAGGTTTAAAGTCTAAATCTTCTACATCTATAAGAGCGTTCATATCTAAGCCTGTTAGTTTCTTTATATCAAGGAGTGCCTTATTATATTCGTACTGAGCGTTCAAAAGATCCTTTCTTTTTTCTCTGTATATGCTTTCAAGTTGATACACTTCCAAGTTTGTAGAGACACCCAAATCTTTTTTCTGTC
Proteins encoded in this window:
- a CDS encoding TolC family protein; amino-acid sequence: MILLITLLLLSFTFGQEVIKLTPQKAYELALKNNAELKKLRYEIESINSQWQEAKNYFLPYITLGAGILYNSKTQDWEKSFGVSFVNVLYEYRKTASRIKSAELRHEIKQEALKQLERDIKLRILELFTKASLYKKLTEVKREEMAIAYVRYDRARQKKDLGVSTNLEVYQLESIYREKRKDLLNAQYEYNKALLDIKKLTGLDMNALIDVEDLDFKPKVGEIDKDKLLEQAIKNNPIVKIKTLEVKLYEEMIEEANNIMAPRVQFRGELGNSIRAGTPQTRAFNQNGWRAGIEIFMPLFDPTSLYKMESLTSYRKIAQVELEDTINEFKLLSNSADYRYSYLLAQWDFALARSRFAEENLTLRRSEYELELAFDLGYAMAEKSEAERQLMQAKYDILLFLARLYHLAGLDPFLVLEKNDEFIKAN